One Rosa chinensis cultivar Old Blush chromosome 3, RchiOBHm-V2, whole genome shotgun sequence DNA window includes the following coding sequences:
- the LOC112191594 gene encoding ras-related protein RABC2a yields the protein MSSSGQSSNYDLSFKILLIGDSAVGKSSLLVSFISNSVDDLAPTIGVDFKIKLLTVGGKRIKMTIWDTAGQERFRTLTSSYYRSAQGIILVYDVTRRDTFTNLSDVWAKEVELYSTNQDCVKVLVGNKVDRESERAVSREEGIALAKDIGCMFLECSAKTRENVERCFQELALKIMEIPSLLEEGSTVAKRNILKQKQENQAPPSCCS from the exons atGAGTTCTTCGGGGCAGAGCAGCAACTACGATCTGTCGTTCAAGATCTTGCTGATCGGAGACTCTGCCGTTGGCAAAAGTAGTCTTCTTGTCAGCTTCATCTCCAACTCTGTCGACGATCTTGCTCCCACCATTG GTGTGGATTTTAAAATTAAGCTGCTTACTGTTGGTGGGAAGAGAATTAAGATGACAATTTGGGATACAG CTGGACAGGAGAGGTTCAGAACATTAACAAGTTCTTACTATAGAAGTGCCCAAGGAATCATTCTCG TGTATGATGTGACCCGGAGAGACACCTTTACCAACTTATCAGATGTATGGGCTAAAGAAGTGGAACTGTACTCAACTAATCAGGACTGTGTCAAGGTGCTTGTTGGGAATAAAGTTGACAGA GAATCTGAGAGGGCTGTGAGTAGAGAAGAGGGCATTGCTCTTGCAAAAGATATTGGATGCATGTTTCTGGAATGTAGTGCTAAGACTAGAGAAAATGTGGAGCGTTGCTTTCAAGAGCTAGCATTAAAG ATAATGGAGATTCCTAGCCTCTTAGAAGAGGGTTCTACTGTAGCAAAGAGAAACATTTTGAAGcagaaacaagaaaatcaagcaCCTCCTAGTTGTTGCTCGTAA
- the LOC112193754 gene encoding probable LRR receptor-like serine/threonine-protein kinase At1g56140, protein MMILQLWNSGLPSGLACLQRNFPCNRGPGIYYNFGINCGGPEITSSSDGIVYEKENEPFGPASCFVTGTTRWGVSNVGYFAGRTNAPYTSFSLSQFTNTFDSVLFQTARLSASSIRYFGLGLENGNYTVNLKFAEHVILAATTERFLGRRLFDIYIQVCIILNFSFIYKTML, encoded by the exons ATGATGATTTTGCAGCTTTGGAACAG TGGTCTTCCTTCAGGGTTGGCTTGCCTTCAAAGAAACTTTCCTTGCAATCGTGGCCCTGGAATCT ATTATAATTTTGGGATTAATTGTGGAGGACCTGAGATTACGTCTTCGTCCGATGGGATTGTGTATGAGAAGGAAAATGAGCCCTTTGGACCAGCTTCATGTTTTGTGACTGGCACAACCAGATGGGGAGTTAGCAATGTCGGATATTTCGCTGGCAGAACCAATGCTCCGTATACAAGTTTCTCCTTATCTCAATTCACAAATACTTTTGATTCTGTGCTATTCCAGACTGCAAGGCTCTCTGCTTCATCAATTAGATACTTTGGCTTGGGGCTTGAGAATGGTAACTACACCGTGAACCTCAAGTTTGCAGAACATGTCATTCTGGCTGCTACTACCGAGAGATTTCTTGGGAGACGTCTTTTTGATATTTATATCCAGGTCTGTATCATCTTAAACTTTTCTTTCATATATAAAACCATGTTATGA
- the LOC112191592 gene encoding pentatricopeptide repeat-containing protein At3g53360, mitochondrial, which produces MDLPVTVSLQNPPLPPKQFHTKTPTPKDFNLLIKHHANLKNDHAILSTYTHMESLGLAPDNSSLPLVLKACARLSAVERGKGIHSSIRNSGLDKDVRIGTALVDFYCKSGLIDDAVEVFDAMCERDLVLWNALIHGCVGCGCYQEAICLFREMQSEGLKPNSRSVVALLLACREVAELRCGKEIHGYGLRNGLLDLDAHVGTALIGFYMRFDVRMSHLTFDSMVVRNVVSSNAIITGYVDVGEYLMAVKLFVQLLVDGVEFDSVSMLVVIQACAKIGSVELARQIHQMAMKYSYSSDLFIVNALLNMYSECGRIELSRALFETVPNRDVALWNSMLAAYSEYGFYEEAMNLFLKMRTEGIVEDQRTVYIMLLLCEEISEGLIEGKSLHALALKSGMEMDVSLGNTLLSMYAEFNCVQSVKKVFAEMKGADVISWNILIRALACNGLRDEAWETFGVMRESGTKPNSHTIISVLATFEADTSVNTVRAIHGFVMKHGIEVDPSLNTALTDIYMNSGDEAAARILFENCPYKDVISWNAIIAGYVRNNESNEARLLFNRMISEVKPNSVTIISILSSCTQVASLSLGQCLHAYATRRQFSFDFDLSLANAFISMYARSGSMQNAEKIFKSLPTRNVISWNSLITGYSMHGHGYDAILVFQQMLEDGFQPNGSTFVAVLSACRHSGLIEMGLKLFHTMVHDLEITPELVHYGCVVDLLCRAGRLDEAREFIESMPIEPDASVWRALLNGCRVNSAPELAGAIFEKLVELEPMNAGNYVLLSNIYAAAGLWLEVRKIRTLLREKGLKKPPGTSWIVIKSQVHSFVASDTSHLDSNRIYACLNSLSALIKEIGYTPDLQWVLHEEEN; this is translated from the coding sequence ATGGATCTACCTGTCACTGTAAGCCTTCAGAACCCACCTCTCCCACCCAAACAGTTCCACACCAAAACCCCAACACCAAAAGACTTCAACTTGCTCATAAAGCACCACGCCAACCTCAAAAACGACCATGCAATCCTCTCAACCTATACCCACATGGAGTCTCTAGGATTGGCGCCGGATAactcctctctccctctcgttCTCAAGGCCTGTGCGCGGCTGAGCGCCGTCGAGAGAGGGAAGGGGATACATTCGAGTATTCGGAACTCGGGTTTGGATAAAGATGTGAGGATTGGGACTGCCCTTGTTGATTTCTACTGCAAAAGTGGGCTCATTGACGATGCAGTGGAGGTGTTTGATGCAATGTGTGAGAGAGATTTGGTTCTGTGGAATGCTTTGATTCATGGGTGTGTCGGGTGTGGTTGTTATCAAGAGGCTATATGCTTGTTTAGGGAGATGCAGAGTGAGGGGTTGAAGCCGAATTCGCGCAGTGTCGTTGCATTGCTTTTGGCTTGTAGGGAGGTTGCGGAGTTGAGATGTGGGAAAGAGATACATGGCTATGGTTTGAGGAATGGATTGCTTGATTTGGATGCTCATGTGGGGACTGCTTTGATTGGGTTTTATATGAGATTTGATGTCAGAATGTCGCATCTTACATTTGATTCGATGGTTGTGAGGAATGTTGTTAGTTCGAATGCAATAATTACAGGGTATGTTGATGTTGGGGAGTACTTGATGGCGGTGAAGCTTTTCGTGCAGTTGCTTGTGGACGGGGTTGAGTTTGACTCTGTTTCGATGTTGGTTGTGATTCAGGCTTGTGCGAAAATTGGATCTGTTGAATTGGCTAGGCAAATTCATCAGATGGCTATGAAGTACAGCTACAGCAGTGATCTTTTCATTGTAAATGCATTGCTGAATATGTATAGTGAGTGTGGACGTATTGAATTATCGCGTGCATTATTTGAAACTGTCCCAAACCGTGATGTAGCTTTGTGGAATTCCATGCTAGCTGCATACAGTGAATATGGTTTTTATGAGGAAGCCATGAACTTATTTTTGAAAATGCGAACAGAAGGAATCGTGGAAGATCAAAGAACTGTTTATATAATGTTGTTGTTATgtgaagaaatatctgaagGCTTGATAGAGGGGAAAAGCTTGCATGCTCTTGCGCTCAAGAGTGGGATGGAAATGGATGTTTCTCTCGGAAATACATTGTTAAGTATGTATGCTGAATTTAACTGTGTGCAGTCTGTTAAGAAGGTTTTTGCTGAGATGAAAGGTGCAGATGTTATATCATGGAACATTTTGATCAGGGCATTGGCCTGCAATGGATTGCGAGATGAAGCATGGGAAACATTTGGTGTCATGCGAGAATCTGGAACCaagccaaactcgcacaccataATATCTGTCCTCGCTACTTTTGAAGCTGACACTAGTGTAAATACAGTGCGAGCAATTCATGGTTTTGTAATGAAACATGGTATTGAAGTTGACCCATCTTTGAATACTGCACTAACAGATATATACATGAATAGTGGTGATGAAGCAGCAGCTAGGATTCTATTTGAGAACTGCCCCTATAAAGATGTGATCTCATGGAATGCTATAATTGCCGGTTACGtcagaaacaatgaaagcaatgAAGCTCGGTTACTTTTCAACCGTATGATTTCAGAAGTCAAACCCAACTCTGTCACGATCATAAGTATTCTCTCATCATGTACCCAAGTTGCATCTCTGTCTCTAGGTCAATGCTTGCATGCTTATGCAACTAGGAGGCAATTCTCATTTGACTTCGATTTGTCCCTTGCAAATGCTTTTATATCCATGTACGCTAGAAGCGGTAGTATGCAAAATGCTGAAAAGATCTTTAAGAGTTTGCCAACGAGAAATGTTATATCATGGAATTCCTTGATAACTGGCTACAGCATGCACGGTCATGGATATGATGCTATTCTTGTGTTCCAACAAATGTTAGAGGATGGTTTCCAACCAAATGGTTCAACTTTTGTAGCTGTACTGTCTGCTTGCAGACATTCTGGTTTGATAGAGATGGGATTGAAGCTTTTCCACACTATGGTACATGATCTGGAGATTACACCCGAGCTTGTTCACTATGGTTGTGTCGTTGACCTTCTTTGTCGTGCAGGCCGCTTAGATGAAGCTAGAGAGTTCATCGAGTCAATGCCTATTGAACCAGATGCATCTGTGTGGAGGGCTTTGCTCAATGGTTGTCGAGTTAATTCTGCGCCTGAGTTAGCTGGAGCAATCTTTGAGAAACTTGTGGAATTAGAACCCATGAATGCAGGGAATTATGTTCTGCTATCTAATATATATGCTGCAGCAGGTCTATGGTTAGAGGTCAGGAAGATAAGAACATTGCTGAGGGAAAAGGGTTTGAAAAAGCCTCCAGGAACAAGCTGGATTGTTATTAAAAGTCAGGTCCACTCTTTTGTTGCCTCAGACACATCACACCTTGATTCAAACAGAATTTATGCTTGTTTAAATTCTCTGTCAGCCTTAATCAAAGAAATTGGTTATACTCCTGATCTTCAATGGGTTTTGCATGAAGAGGAAAATTAA